The following are from one region of the Silurus meridionalis isolate SWU-2019-XX chromosome 25, ASM1480568v1, whole genome shotgun sequence genome:
- the tnfsf10l4 gene encoding tumor necrosis factor (ligand) superfamily, member 10 like 4 isoform X2 gives MTLNIQSSAGNNACYNRIHKALSADTKPRGIRALLLLTAVLGAETFITAVLLYSFTRELHTTTKSLDHDVFPTECLQEHGGDPAVWHSAGLASCDLMMQEFQNSVNMRLLLDIRNSLWQSLGDHNITQVFKPAIHVGAKQELKQHHHLQRAGDSQDPCLMFERLHWDVLSGQSIQEGLMILSPEGEIVVPQDGIYFIYSQVHFITSHTRPDLQLVQYLLKSTVLHPEPTMLGKAGLSRRLGSEPSMGLLSSHQGALFHLEQGDRLSLFVSNMSAVLLQPEATYFGAFKID, from the exons ATGACATTAAACATTCAGAGTAGCGCCGGTAATAACGCCTGTTATAACCGCATCCACAAGGCCCTGAGCGCTGACACCAAACCGCGGGGGATTCGAGCCCTCCTACTGCTGACTGCGGTTCTGGGAGCTGAAACTTTCATCACAGCCGTGCTGCTGTACAGCTTCACCCGAGAGCTACAcacg ACCACTAAATCTCTGGACCATGACGTCTTCCCAACCGAGTGTCTCCAGGAACATGGCGGAGATCCAGCAGTGTGGCACAGCGCAGGCCTGGCAAGTTGCGATCTCATGATGCAAGAGTTCCAGAACAGCGTGAATATG agactcctgctGGATATTCGCAACTCCCTGTGGCAGAGTTTAGGag ACCACAACATCACCCAGGTCTTCAAACCTGCGATACACGTCGGCGCGAAGCAGGAGCTCAAACAGCATCACCATCTGCAGAGAGCAG GTGATTCTCAGGATCCCTGTCTCATGTTCGAGCGTCTTCACTGGGATGTCCTGAGTGGACAGAGCATTCAGGAGGGCCTGATGATCCTCAGTCCTGAGGGAGAAATTGTGGTTCCTCAAGATgggatttatttcatttactcACAGGTTCATTTTATAACCTCGCACACGAGACCTGACCTCCAGCTGGTCCAGTACCTGCTCAAGAGTACAGTGTTGCACCCGGAGCCAACGATGCTCGGCAAAGCTGGTCTGAGTCGGCGTCTCGGTTCCGAGCCCAGTATGGGTCTGTTATCCAGCCACCAGGGGGCGTTGTTTCATCTTGAGCAGGGAGATAGGCTCTCACTGTTTGTGAGCAACATGTCTGCCGTTCTCCTTCAGCCAGAGGCGACGTACTTTGGGGCATTTAAAATAGACTGA
- the tnfsf10l4 gene encoding tumor necrosis factor (ligand) superfamily, member 10 like 4 isoform X1: MTLNIQSSAGNNACYNRIHKALSADTKPRGIRALLLLTAVLGAETFITAVLLYSFTRELHTTTKSLDHDVFPTECLQEHGGDPAVWHSAGLASCDLMMQEFQNSVNMRLLLDIRNSLWQSLGDHNITQVFKPAIHVGAKQELKQHHHLQRAGLNNILPNGDSQDPCLMFERLHWDVLSGQSIQEGLMILSPEGEIVVPQDGIYFIYSQVHFITSHTRPDLQLVQYLLKSTVLHPEPTMLGKAGLSRRLGSEPSMGLLSSHQGALFHLEQGDRLSLFVSNMSAVLLQPEATYFGAFKID, translated from the exons ATGACATTAAACATTCAGAGTAGCGCCGGTAATAACGCCTGTTATAACCGCATCCACAAGGCCCTGAGCGCTGACACCAAACCGCGGGGGATTCGAGCCCTCCTACTGCTGACTGCGGTTCTGGGAGCTGAAACTTTCATCACAGCCGTGCTGCTGTACAGCTTCACCCGAGAGCTACAcacg ACCACTAAATCTCTGGACCATGACGTCTTCCCAACCGAGTGTCTCCAGGAACATGGCGGAGATCCAGCAGTGTGGCACAGCGCAGGCCTGGCAAGTTGCGATCTCATGATGCAAGAGTTCCAGAACAGCGTGAATATG agactcctgctGGATATTCGCAACTCCCTGTGGCAGAGTTTAGGag ACCACAACATCACCCAGGTCTTCAAACCTGCGATACACGTCGGCGCGAAGCAGGAGCTCAAACAGCATCACCATCTGCAGAGAGCAGGTCTGAATAATATCCTCCCAAATG GTGATTCTCAGGATCCCTGTCTCATGTTCGAGCGTCTTCACTGGGATGTCCTGAGTGGACAGAGCATTCAGGAGGGCCTGATGATCCTCAGTCCTGAGGGAGAAATTGTGGTTCCTCAAGATgggatttatttcatttactcACAGGTTCATTTTATAACCTCGCACACGAGACCTGACCTCCAGCTGGTCCAGTACCTGCTCAAGAGTACAGTGTTGCACCCGGAGCCAACGATGCTCGGCAAAGCTGGTCTGAGTCGGCGTCTCGGTTCCGAGCCCAGTATGGGTCTGTTATCCAGCCACCAGGGGGCGTTGTTTCATCTTGAGCAGGGAGATAGGCTCTCACTGTTTGTGAGCAACATGTCTGCCGTTCTCCTTCAGCCAGAGGCGACGTACTTTGGGGCATTTAAAATAGACTGA
- the nono gene encoding non-POU domain-containing octamer-binding protein yields the protein MQGNRGGRPDQHNHGPPRVQHDRKPPGTDSNGQHTDRAGQPSPNAGLTIDLTSFKKPGEKTYTQRSRLFVGNLPAGTSEEEVEKLFSKYGKPSEIFINKDRGFGFIRLETKTLADIAKAELDDTMFRGRQIRVRFATHGAALTVKNLPQFVSNELLEEAFSMFGPIERAIVIVDDRGRPTGKGIVEFANKPSARKALDRCSDGALVLTSFPRPVTVEPMEQLDEDEGLPERLVSKNAQYHKEREQPPRFAQPGSFEYEYAMRWKALMEMEKQQYEQVERNIKEAQEKLEQEMEAARHEHQVMLMRQDLLRRQEELRRMEEAHNQEVQKRKQMELRQEEERRRREEELRAHTEELMRRQQGTGANFSEKREQDIRMHMGGQGLPLNRTSMGGNPTPGGAPNMPANEGTGGNPGGLPLPFPRPGPPIDYKRRRF from the exons ATGCAAGGAAACCGAGGAGGACGTCCCGATCAGCACAACCACGGCCCCCCGAGGGTGCAGCACGACAGGAAGCCTCCCGGAACCGACAGCAACGGGCAGCACACGGACCGTGCCGGACAACCCAGCCCTA ATGCCGGTCTGACCATCGACCTGACGAGCTTCAAGAAACCCGGCGAGAAGACGTACACGCAGCGCAGCCGGCTGTTCGTCGGAAATCTGCCCGCGGGTACCTCTGAAGAAGAAGTGGAAAAGCTCTTCTCCAAATATGGCAAACCCTCCGAGATCTTCATCAACAAGGACCGAGGCTTTGGGTTCATCCGCCTG GAAACCAAGACCCTCGCGGACATCGCCAAAGCCGAGCTTGATGACACGATGTTTCGCGGTCGGCAGATCCGCGTGCGCTTCGCCACTCACGGCGCCGCGCTCACAGTCAAGAACCTGCCCCAGTTTGTATCCAACGAGCTCCTGGAGGAGGCTTTCTCCATGTTCGGCCCCATCGAACGCGCCATCGTGATCGTGGACGACCGCGGGCGGCCCACGGGGAAGGGCATCGTGGAGTTCGCCAACAAGCCGTCAGCACGCAAAGCCCTGGACCGGTGCTCGGATGGAGCCTTAGTGCTCACCTC gtttCCTCGGCCCGTGACGGTGGAgcccatggagcagttggatgAAGACGAAGGGCTTCCAGAAAGACTCGTCAGCAAAAACGCACAGTATCACAA GGAGCGCGAGCAGCCCCCCCGCTTTGCTCAGCCTGGGTCATTTGAGTACGAGTACGCGATGCGCTGGAAAGCCCTGATGGAGATGGAAAAGCAGCAGTATGAGCAGGTGGAGAGGAACATCAAGGAGGCACAGGAGAAGCTGGAGCAGGAGATGGAGGCGGCCAGACATGAGCACCAGGTCATGCTCATGAGGCAGG ATCTTTTGAGGAGGCAGGAGGAACTGAGGCGTATGGAGGAGGCGCACAACCAGGAGGTGCAGAAGAGGAAGCAGATGGAGCTGCGTCAGGAGGAGGAGCGGCGCCGCCGGGAGGAGGAGCTCAGGGCTCACACCGAGGAGCTGATGAGGAGACAGCAAGGGACTGGGGCCAACTTCAGTGAGAAG AGGGAGCAGGACATAAGGATGCACATGGGAG GTCAAGGCCTTCCCCTGAACAGGACCTCAATGGGAGGAAACCCCACACCAGGAGGAGCACCGAACATGCCTGCCAATGAG GGTACTGGAGGAAACCCTGGTGGTCTTCCTCTGCCTTTCCCCCGCCCCGGCCCACCCATCGACTACAAGCGGCGTCGGTTCTGA
- the mtnr1c gene encoding melatonin receptor type 1C, giving the protein MELEIVNASCAHCASPRQESAAVAATLAGILVFTIVVDVLGNALVILSVYRNKKLRNAGNIFVVSLSVADLVVALYPYPLALLAIFHGGWTLDAVQCQLSGFVLGLGVIGSVFNITAIAINRYCYICHTLHYERFYTCRNTCLCVSLTWVLSAIATVPNFLLGSLTYDHRVFSCTFTQTVSSSYTASVVLVHFMIPLAIVSYCYLQIWMLVIRVKGRVRPRPWARAADLRHFLTMFVVFVLFAVCWAPLNFIGLAVALDPVNVAPKVPEWLYVASYFLAYFNSCLNAAVYGLLNQNFRREYKQILVSLCAPRALFPNHSRCNTEAIRSKKSPAVTNNLLVEAHLGEGGA; this is encoded by the exons ATGGAGCTGGAGATCGTGAACGCGAGCTGCGCGCACTGCGCGTCCCCGAGACAGGAATCAGCCGCCGTGGCTGCGACTCTGGCGGGGATCCTCGTCTTCACCATCGTGGTCGATGTGCTGGGAAACGCGCTGGttattctgtctgtctaccGCAACAAGAAGCTCAGGAACGCAG GTAATATCTTTGTGGTGAGCCTTTCTGTGGCTGACCTGGTGGTGGCGCTGTACCCATACCCGCTGGCCCTGCTCGCCATCTTCCACGGAGGTTGGACGCTGGATGCGGTGCAGTGCCAGCTGAGCGGCTTTGTCCTGGGCCTTGGTGTCATCGGCTCTGTATTCAACATCACAGCTATCGCCATCAATCGCTACTGCTACATCTGCCACACGCTGCACTACGAACGCTTCTACACGTGTCGGAACacttgtctgtgtgtgagtctcACGTGGGTCCTGAGTGCCATAGCAACAGTGCCCAACTTCCTGCTCGGCTCACTGACCTACGACCACCGGGTTTTCTCCTGCACGTTTACGCAGACCGTCAGCTCTTCGTACACAGCGTCCGTGGTGCTCGTCCACTTCATGATCCCACTAGCCATCGTGTCCTACTGTTACCTGCAAATCTGGATGCTGGTGATCAGGGTCAAAGGTCGCGTGCGGCCCAGACCCTGGGCACGGGCTGCTGACCTGCGCCACTTTCTGACCATGTTCGTGGTGTTCGTGCTTTTTGCTGTGTGCTGGGCACCGCTGAACTTCATCGGCCTGGCTGTGGCGCTGGATCCGGTCAACGTTGCACCGAAAGTGCCTGAGTGGCTCTATGTGGCCAGCTACTTCCTGGCGTACTTCAACAGCTGCTTGAACGCTGCCGTCTACGGTCTTCTCAACCAGAACTTCCGCCGCGAGTACAAGCAGATCCTCGTCTCACTTTGCGCGCCAAGAGCTCTGTTTCCTAATCATTCCCGATGCAACACGGAGGCCATCAGGAGCAAGAAATCCCCTGCCGTGACCAACAACCTGCTGGTGGAGGCTCATTTGGGAGAAGGTGGCGCATAA